The genomic segment CCTTGGACCGCGCCCCGTGAGACGGGGCGTCGGCCAGGGTGCGCTTCCCATGCCCCTTGCCGGGGGTTCTCGGAGCGTCCTTGTGTCGACGCCCTTATTTATTGGGGACGCGGAAATGGCCAAATGTCGCGAGGAAACGGTCCGAAGGATTCTAGATTCCCTTCCACCTTTGCCACTGAGGGACGATCAGCGGCAAGCCATCTTCAAGGCGCTTCAGTTTTCCCCGCAGCAGATCGCGATCGCCGAACTGATGCTGCGCGACGCCAGCAACTCCGAGATCGTGGCGGTTCTAGGGATCGGCAATGGCACGGTCAAGTCGTATCAAAAGCGCATCTTTGCCCGTACCGGAACGCATA from the Pirellulales bacterium genome contains:
- a CDS encoding helix-turn-helix transcriptional regulator; this translates as MPLAGGSRSVLVSTPLFIGDAEMAKCREETVRRILDSLPPLPLRDDQRQAIFKALQFSPQQIAIAELMLRDASNSEIVAVLGIGNGTVKSYQKRIFARTGTHSRMQLAMRVLAVSHDINGDGHGISTG